In one Methanobrevibacter arboriphilus genomic region, the following are encoded:
- a CDS encoding TatD family hydrolase, producing the protein MIDTHIHADARSSEDFEKMFISGIDTAITCAFYPYELMSEIVLLNHLERILNYDTERAKKYGIDLKVALGIHPSNIIKSPKIVYDKLNGYIEKKSIVAIGEIGLEDLSNEEKNIFKKQLKIADETDTNVIIHTPRKNKLEVLKEIKKMVLETIDPNLVIIDHINLDVIDEVIKEDFTLGLTVQPQKMEVDEAVAILKEYGFDNFLLNSDISNMPSDPISVPKTIRTLKKLGFDSKDIDKVSFKNAEKVFNL; encoded by the coding sequence TTGATAGATACTCACATCCACGCCGATGCAAGAAGTAGTGAAGATTTTGAAAAAATGTTTATTAGTGGAATAGATACTGCAATTACTTGTGCTTTTTATCCATACGAGCTAATGAGTGAAATAGTTCTTTTAAATCATTTAGAAAGAATATTGAACTACGACACAGAAAGAGCTAAAAAGTATGGTATTGACCTCAAAGTAGCATTAGGAATACATCCTTCAAATATTATTAAATCACCAAAAATTGTTTATGACAAGCTAAATGGATATATTGAAAAAAAATCTATAGTAGCAATTGGTGAAATTGGTCTTGAAGATTTAAGTAATGAAGAAAAAAATATATTCAAAAAACAGCTAAAAATAGCAGATGAAACAGATACTAATGTTATTATACATACACCTAGAAAAAATAAATTAGAGGTTTTAAAAGAAATAAAAAAAATGGTATTGGAAACAATAGACCCTAATCTAGTTATTATAGATCATATCAACTTAGATGTTATTGATGAAGTTATTAAAGAAGATTTTACATTAGGTCTTACTGTTCAACCCCAAAAAATGGAAGTTGATGAAGCAGTTGCTATTTTAAAGGAATATGGATTTGATAACTTTCTTTTAAATAGTGATATTAGTAATATGCCCTCTGATCCAATATCTGTACCTAAAACTATTAGAACTCTTAAAAAATTAGGATTTGATAGTAAAGATATTGATAAGGTATCTTTTAAGAATGCTGAAAAAGTATTCAATTTATAA
- the sepF gene encoding cell division protein SepF, with product MSFIDTLKRSLGFDEETKEPVTSDYAEDILENDFYIAPEQPFYEIILIRPRTVDDMDYVFDQVVEENNPVIVDLAFLENEGPDPFQMAGEKIKILRKEYKAEAISLCKGPDKNMIILTPSRIKIIKKE from the coding sequence ATGAGTTTTATTGATACTTTAAAAAGAAGTCTTGGTTTTGATGAAGAAACAAAAGAGCCTGTAACTAGTGATTATGCTGAGGATATTCTAGAAAATGATTTTTACATTGCTCCAGAACAACCGTTTTATGAAATTATTTTAATAAGACCAAGAACCGTAGATGATATGGATTATGTATTTGATCAAGTTGTGGAAGAAAACAATCCAGTTATTGTTGATTTAGCTTTTCTTGAAAATGAAGGTCCAGACCCATTTCAAATGGCAGGGGAAAAAATTAAAATTCTTAGAAAAGAGTATAAAGCAGAGGCAATTTCTCTCTGTAAAGGGCCTGATAAAAACATGATTATTTTAACTCCTTCAAGGATTAAAATAATTAAAAAAGAATAA
- a CDS encoding DUF1611 domain-containing protein: MHSIVSVKELQSLNPFIVIGCGGGGEKFSNLEGIETVGFVDDDNNKHGKTFCGSDVSESLLKTINQVKAKSVAIMLPIGAEGSALKYAVQAIDNGMNVVSSFRSLPLNDNISLLNFAKEKGVTIKEISPRLDVINDIFGVSPEKCCETLPKISYEPKAPVVFVGGTSQECGKRTTTRLLGKEANNRGLTSLVISTDEMGLEEPSDLNFRAGSLSAMDIPSSILGSIKYLEDKKKPDIIFVEGQSSLTEKGNPHPRGLSAAILIGASPDATIVCHRPNHPYREPRGVNEEITAIEAIEPTKVVGLSINLRNVDKDVEVGDFESEFNLPAADVYNEGASKLLDSILKYLKENKFKGE; encoded by the coding sequence TTGCATTCTATTGTTTCAGTTAAGGAACTTCAAAGTTTAAATCCATTTATCGTTATTGGCTGTGGTGGAGGTGGAGAAAAATTTTCTAATCTAGAAGGAATCGAAACTGTAGGATTTGTTGATGATGATAATAATAAACATGGAAAAACCTTTTGTGGATCTGATGTTTCAGAAAGCTTACTTAAAACAATCAACCAGGTAAAAGCTAAAAGTGTAGCTATAATGCTCCCTATTGGTGCAGAAGGATCAGCTCTTAAATATGCAGTTCAAGCTATTGATAATGGTATGAATGTAGTTTCCTCTTTTAGATCATTACCTCTCAATGATAATATTTCATTATTAAATTTTGCAAAAGAAAAAGGAGTAACTATTAAAGAGATAAGTCCGAGGCTGGATGTTATTAATGACATATTTGGTGTTTCTCCTGAAAAATGCTGTGAAACACTTCCAAAAATATCATATGAGCCAAAAGCACCTGTAGTTTTTGTTGGTGGAACTTCTCAAGAGTGTGGTAAAAGAACCACTACTCGATTATTGGGTAAAGAAGCAAATAATAGGGGATTAACTTCTCTTGTAATATCAACTGATGAAATGGGGTTAGAAGAGCCATCTGATTTAAATTTTAGAGCTGGAAGTTTATCTGCAATGGATATTCCTTCTTCAATTCTTGGTTCAATCAAATATTTAGAAGATAAGAAAAAACCAGATATAATATTTGTTGAAGGTCAATCTAGCTTAACTGAAAAAGGAAATCCTCATCCAAGAGGTTTATCAGCAGCTATTTTAATAGGTGCATCACCAGACGCTACAATAGTTTGCCACAGGCCTAATCATCCTTATCGTGAGCCAAGAGGTGTTAATGAGGAAATAACTGCAATTGAAGCCATAGAGCCAACAAAGGTTGTAGGTCTTTCAATTAATTTGAGAAATGTAGATAAAGATGTTGAAGTTGGAGATTTTGAGTCTGAGTTCAATTTACCTGCTGCTGATGTTTATAATGAGGGTGCTTCAAAATTATTAGATTCTATTTTAAAATATTTAAAGGAAAATAAATTTAAAGGAGAATAA
- a CDS encoding 3H domain-containing protein produces MRKPYVILVGSASGIGKSTIAAELAKKLEIKHLLESDFIREIVRGIIGKEYAPALHKSSFDAFTVLRNKNKFDNKEDLINAGFVEHSSFVIPAIEKVISRAISDYDDVIIEGVHLVPGLINIEQFKSEASIHFFVLMSDEENHKERFVKRAMQIHRGGKQLEYFAENRTIHDFLIDKAEENGIRVVNTQSIEGTVQNMLTNITETCKTVLLKNTVDELADVVDIIINKHGGIIEDVTYLLPGFKEPLKRKVGASDPDKTKKFIESLEKKPKIKSDFEYLYNLSNNIRGNKICASDKKILENIIKDLDAKGYVYKGEDNELNENNPLIG; encoded by the coding sequence TTGAGAAAACCTTATGTAATATTAGTGGGAAGTGCTTCAGGGATTGGTAAATCAACAATAGCAGCAGAATTAGCTAAAAAACTAGAAATAAAACACTTACTTGAGTCAGATTTTATTAGAGAAATTGTTAGAGGAATCATCGGTAAAGAATATGCTCCAGCTCTACATAAGTCATCATTTGATGCATTTACTGTTCTTAGAAATAAAAATAAATTCGATAATAAAGAAGACCTTATAAATGCAGGTTTTGTTGAACATTCATCATTTGTTATTCCAGCAATTGAAAAAGTTATAAGTAGAGCTATTTCTGATTATGATGATGTGATTATAGAGGGAGTACATCTTGTTCCAGGATTAATAAATATAGAACAGTTTAAAAGTGAGGCATCAATACATTTCTTTGTTTTAATGTCTGATGAAGAGAATCATAAAGAACGTTTTGTTAAAAGAGCTATGCAAATACATAGAGGAGGAAAGCAATTAGAATATTTTGCTGAAAACAGAACTATTCATGACTTTTTAATTGATAAAGCAGAGGAAAATGGAATAAGAGTAGTAAATACTCAAAGTATTGAAGGAACTGTACAAAACATGCTTACAAACATTACTGAAACTTGTAAAACAGTTTTGTTGAAAAATACTGTAGATGAGCTTGCTGATGTAGTAGATATAATTATAAATAAACACGGAGGAATCATTGAAGATGTTACATATCTACTCCCTGGATTTAAAGAACCTCTGAAAAGAAAAGTTGGTGCATCAGACCCAGATAAAACAAAGAAATTCATTGAATCCCTAGAAAAAAAGCCAAAGATCAAAAGTGATTTTGAATATCTTTATAATCTTTCAAATAATATTAGAGGGAATAAAATATGTGCTTCTGATAAAAAAATCCTTGAAAATATTATAAAAGACTTAGATGCAAAAGGTTATGTATATAAAGGTGAAGATAACGAATTAAATGAAAACAATCCACTTATTGGATAA
- a CDS encoding ZPR1 zinc finger domain-containing protein: MVIDCPVCKGEKTAESTTKKENIPHFGDILESTLICNACGYKHNDVICLEQKDPVKYTLPIKSSNLSSRVVKSQSATVSITELGLKVEPGPKSLGYVSNVEGVIFRFEEGVKKALKIFDDDESQKNGLKILEKLSLLSKGDIDATLIIEDPFGQSNIMDIDVKKEKLTEEELKNLKTGFTVFEE; this comes from the coding sequence ATGGTAATTGACTGCCCAGTGTGTAAAGGGGAAAAAACTGCAGAATCAACGACTAAAAAAGAAAATATACCTCATTTTGGAGATATACTTGAATCAACACTCATATGTAATGCTTGTGGATACAAACACAATGATGTAATCTGTTTAGAACAAAAAGATCCGGTGAAATATACATTACCTATAAAAAGTAGCAACTTATCATCTAGAGTGGTTAAATCACAATCAGCAACAGTTTCTATTACTGAATTAGGTTTAAAAGTAGAACCTGGTCCAAAGTCATTAGGTTATGTATCTAATGTAGAAGGAGTTATTTTTCGTTTTGAAGAAGGAGTGAAAAAAGCTTTAAAAATATTTGATGATGATGAATCTCAAAAAAATGGATTAAAAATATTAGAAAAACTTTCATTATTATCTAAAGGAGATATTGATGCTACTTTAATTATAGAAGATCCATTTGGTCAGAGTAATATAATGGATATTGATGTTAAAAAAGAAAAATTAACAGAAGAAGAATTAAAGAATTTAAAAACTGGTTTTACGGTATTTGAAGAATAG
- a CDS encoding DUF4041 domain-containing protein produces MGEEKVPKFCFNCGNPLDENSKFCKKCGTLISKTENEENKNNENKEKEQIVNETEKNQEKTSTLNIKENKGLIIIIIGILFSITLYGIFIGIPLIIIGVYYLNKKVNEKEKQMDNKLKEKQDQIANIDIKLNELEKAKEKEINEKLNDKKEELANIDIKLEKMENDKEKEINEKLADKKDELANIDIKLDEMEKEKTKEINIKLEQKENDLANIDAQLEETAKAKQEEINIKLKDKGIQLDNIINELKEKQKELIFIEEELEWQEIGLYEPKYNFSTALLYKERLDEIRKKQKDMIKNKTAVIGGDNWTVDGSKRKGQAMNNANKKLLIKNFNLECDTIISKVKLSNMENSVKRINKAFETLNRLNERNLINITSRYLNLKLEELNVAIEYELKKQEEKEILRETREREREERKIQKQLDAQLKSVNKHKMQLETEMEATNNLLQRSESDEEIELLKNKLKELELAIEKSNNDEKDIAEKRKRTGAGYVYILSNVGSFGENIYKIGVTRRDDPYGRITELSDASVPFRFDHHVFIFSEEAFELEKELHNRFDHKRVNKVNRRKEFFHITIDDVKRIVDENKDLVHSFSVKPEAQEYYDTLKIEKSNSKLL; encoded by the coding sequence ATGGGGGAAGAGAAAGTTCCTAAATTTTGTTTTAATTGTGGAAATCCTTTAGATGAAAATTCCAAATTTTGTAAAAAATGTGGAACTCTAATTTCTAAAACAGAAAATGAAGAAAATAAGAATAATGAAAATAAAGAAAAAGAACAAATTGTAAATGAAACAGAAAAAAATCAAGAAAAAACATCTACATTGAATATTAAAGAAAATAAAGGACTTATCATAATAATAATAGGCATATTATTCTCAATAACATTATATGGTATTTTTATAGGGATTCCATTAATAATAATAGGTGTGTATTATTTAAACAAAAAGGTAAATGAAAAAGAAAAACAAATGGATAATAAATTAAAGGAAAAACAAGACCAAATAGCTAATATTGATATTAAGTTAAATGAACTGGAAAAAGCTAAAGAAAAAGAAATAAATGAAAAATTGAATGATAAAAAAGAAGAATTAGCTAATATTGATATTAAATTAGAAAAGATGGAAAATGATAAAGAAAAGGAAATAAATGAAAAATTAGCTGATAAAAAAGATGAGCTGGCTAATATTGATATTAAGTTAGATGAAATGGAAAAAGAAAAAACAAAAGAAATAAACATTAAATTAGAACAAAAAGAAAATGATTTAGCTAATATTGATGCTCAACTGGAAGAAACAGCAAAAGCAAAACAAGAAGAAATAAATATTAAATTAAAAGATAAAGGAATTCAATTGGATAATATCATTAACGAGTTAAAAGAAAAACAAAAAGAACTAATATTTATAGAAGAAGAACTTGAATGGCAAGAAATAGGATTATATGAACCTAAATATAATTTTTCAACAGCATTACTATATAAAGAAAGACTGGATGAAATTAGAAAGAAACAAAAAGATATGATAAAAAACAAAACTGCTGTAATAGGTGGAGATAATTGGACTGTTGATGGAAGTAAACGAAAAGGACAAGCAATGAATAATGCTAATAAAAAATTATTAATAAAAAATTTTAATTTAGAATGTGACACAATAATAAGTAAAGTAAAACTTTCAAATATGGAAAATTCTGTTAAAAGAATAAATAAAGCATTTGAAACATTAAATAGGTTGAATGAAAGAAATCTTATAAATATTACTTCAAGATATTTAAATCTTAAATTGGAAGAACTGAATGTAGCTATTGAATATGAATTGAAAAAACAAGAAGAAAAAGAAATATTAAGAGAAACAAGAGAAAGAGAAAGAGAAGAAAGGAAAATACAAAAACAATTAGATGCCCAACTTAAAAGTGTTAATAAACATAAAATGCAATTGGAAACAGAAATGGAAGCAACTAATAATTTATTACAAAGAAGTGAATCTGATGAAGAAATAGAATTATTAAAAAACAAACTCAAAGAGTTAGAATTAGCTATTGAAAAAAGTAATAATGATGAAAAAGATATAGCTGAGAAACGAAAACGAACCGGTGCAGGTTATGTATATATTTTATCTAATGTAGGTTCTTTTGGAGAGAATATTTATAAGATAGGGGTAACTAGAAGAGATGATCCTTATGGTAGGATAACTGAATTGTCTGATGCTTCAGTTCCATTCAGATTTGATCATCACGTGTTTATTTTTAGTGAAGAGGCTTTTGAACTAGAAAAAGAATTGCATAATAGGTTTGATCATAAAAGAGTAAATAAAGTAAATAGGAGGAAAGAGTTTTTCCATATTACCATTGATGATGTTAAGCGGATTGTTGATGAGAATAAGGATTTGGTGCATAGTTTTAGTGTTAAACCTGAAGCTCAAGAGTATTATGATACTTTAAAAATTGAAAAAAGTAATAGTAAATTATTATAA
- a CDS encoding peptidoglycan-binding domain-containing protein: MEAENIKLNRLHCTLFIICVAFSMVTVSATSEMSNINDGKSVSDSSSKDSNNVKNSVSINNTDSTLYNLSLGDNGTKVASLQKTLYKYGYYSGEIDGEFGPYTEQAVKLLQIDAGLNPDGYVGSLTSSVIDQLNTLLENDSQGVIGNSKKTNQESSSNNGEYSSKSYSNANSYGNSRSSGSSLYGGYGKGVGDCWDNSEMLYQKLKSQGNDVRIIQYPTSLSSNHRSVQYYSNGKWVDYDYKGNGYKKVYYATSNKNGATVVKQ, encoded by the coding sequence ATGGAGGCGGAAAATATTAAATTAAATAGATTACATTGCACATTGTTTATAATATGTGTAGCATTTTCAATGGTAACTGTTTCAGCTACTTCGGAAATGTCAAATATAAATGATGGAAAATCAGTAAGTGATAGTTCATCAAAAGATAGTAACAATGTGAAAAATTCAGTTAGTATAAATAATACAGATAGTACTTTGTACAACTTAAGTCTTGGAGATAATGGTACTAAAGTTGCTTCACTCCAAAAAACTCTTTATAAATATGGGTATTATTCTGGAGAGATCGATGGTGAATTTGGTCCTTATACTGAACAAGCAGTCAAACTTTTACAAATTGATGCAGGATTAAATCCTGATGGATATGTTGGAAGTTTAACAAGTTCTGTTATAGATCAATTGAATACTTTGTTAGAAAATGATTCTCAAGGAGTAATTGGTAATTCTAAAAAAACAAATCAAGAATCTAGTTCTAATAATGGTGAATATTCAAGTAAATCTTATTCTAATGCTAATTCCTATGGAAACTCAAGATCTTCAGGTTCTTCACTTTATGGAGGATATGGAAAAGGAGTAGGTGATTGTTGGGATAATAGTGAAATGCTATATCAAAAATTAAAATCTCAAGGAAATGATGTTAGAATAATCCAATATCCTACAAGCTTATCCTCTAATCATAGGTCTGTTCAATATTATTCCAATGGTAAATGGGTGGATTATGATTATAAAGGAAATGGATACAAAAAAGTCTACTATGCAACTAGTAATAAGAATGGTGCAACTGTAGTTAAACAATAA
- the nadA gene encoding quinolinate synthase NadA, with protein MLTDLQKEIIDLKDEKNAIILAHNYQPKEIQEVADFLGDSLELCIKASEIDDKDLVVFCGVDFMAETAFILNPDKKILIPDKDAECPMAHMLSSYEVKEAKEKHPDAAVVLYVNSLAEAKAEADILCTSANALKVVESLKEDKILFGPDNNLGKFVARQTDKEIILIPEGGHCYVHKMFHKGDIAFAKEKYPNAQIIVHPECDIEVQDFADAVLSTGGMISYVKESSDNEFIIGTEVDLITRLKREIPEKKSYPLLDEAICKTMKLHSLEKVKNSLVNEEYPISVPEDIAKKSLKAVQRMIDVSK; from the coding sequence ATGTTAACAGATTTACAAAAAGAAATCATCGATTTGAAAGATGAAAAAAATGCAATAATCCTTGCTCACAATTATCAACCAAAAGAAATTCAAGAGGTAGCTGATTTTCTTGGAGATTCATTGGAATTATGTATTAAAGCTTCTGAAATTGATGATAAAGATTTAGTTGTATTCTGCGGTGTAGATTTCATGGCTGAAACAGCTTTTATTTTAAATCCTGATAAGAAAATTCTTATCCCTGATAAAGATGCAGAATGTCCAATGGCACATATGTTAAGTTCTTATGAAGTAAAAGAAGCAAAAGAAAAACATCCTGATGCTGCTGTTGTTCTTTATGTGAATTCTTTAGCTGAAGCAAAAGCTGAAGCTGATATATTATGTACATCTGCTAATGCTTTAAAAGTTGTAGAAAGTTTAAAAGAAGATAAAATATTATTTGGTCCAGATAATAACTTAGGAAAATTTGTAGCTAGACAGACTGATAAGGAAATTATATTGATTCCTGAAGGAGGCCATTGTTATGTCCATAAAATGTTCCATAAAGGAGACATAGCATTTGCAAAGGAAAAATATCCTAATGCTCAGATAATTGTTCATCCAGAGTGTGATATTGAAGTTCAAGATTTTGCAGATGCTGTTTTGAGCACTGGTGGTATGATTAGTTATGTTAAAGAATCTTCTGATAATGAATTTATAATTGGAACAGAAGTTGATTTAATTACAAGATTAAAAAGGGAGATTCCAGAGAAAAAATCCTATCCTCTTTTAGATGAGGCTATTTGTAAAACTATGAAATTACATTCTCTTGAAAAGGTTAAAAATTCATTAGTAAATGAAGAATATCCAATCTCTGTTCCAGAAGATATTGCTAAAAAATCTCTTAAAGCAGTTCAAAGAATGATTGATGTTTCTAAATAA
- a CDS encoding mechanosensitive ion channel family protein, giving the protein MNLNIFPQYPFIGLFIYIVIILVATVLAVKISSFLINRVTKKFEIELTFNYLLRDLVKYLIYIIAFLMILEVVGIDINALIVSVGVVGITLGFAARDVISSFVSGIFILADKTVKVGEVIEVNNIKGKVTKLGFRTTTIVTPDNLIVTIPNTVLAKNPYINYTFFDKYRIDLEVIIPFNIDITNFEKALIQRISNLNWVLIDSSAKVDVLEMNEDGIKVKISAWGENYSRIDCYRLDLANEVRKLIGEMD; this is encoded by the coding sequence ATGAATCTAAATATTTTTCCACAATATCCTTTTATAGGACTTTTTATATATATCGTAATAATTTTAGTTGCTACGGTACTTGCGGTTAAAATTTCATCTTTTTTGATAAATAGAGTCACTAAAAAATTTGAAATTGAATTAACTTTTAATTATTTATTAAGGGACCTTGTAAAATATTTAATTTACATCATTGCTTTTTTAATGATTTTAGAGGTTGTTGGAATAGACATCAATGCTTTAATTGTAAGTGTAGGAGTTGTTGGAATTACTCTTGGTTTTGCTGCTAGAGACGTTATTTCTAGTTTTGTTTCTGGAATATTTATTCTTGCAGATAAAACAGTGAAAGTTGGAGAAGTTATTGAAGTTAATAATATTAAAGGTAAAGTTACAAAATTGGGTTTTAGAACTACTACTATTGTAACTCCTGATAATTTGATTGTTACAATACCAAATACTGTTCTTGCTAAGAACCCTTATATTAATTATACTTTTTTTGATAAATATAGGATTGATTTAGAAGTTATAATACCATTTAACATTGATATAACTAATTTTGAAAAAGCATTGATTCAAAGAATATCTAATTTAAATTGGGTTTTGATTGATTCTTCTGCAAAAGTTGATGTACTAGAAATGAATGAAGATGGAATAAAAGTAAAAATTAGTGCTTGGGGAGAGAATTATTCTCGAATAGATTGTTATCGTTTGGATCTTGCTAATGAGGTTAGAAAATTAATAGGAGAAATGGACTGA
- the rnz gene encoding ribonuclease Z encodes MEVTFLGTSSAVPSKYRNHPSIALKAFGEIMLFDCGEGTQRQLANVKISPMKIDKIFITHLHGDHILGLPGLIQSMGFRGRDSQNPLHIYGPVGLEKVKESIFNMGHFTIDFPVIMHEINNSGDEISIIFENDDYIVECIKTHHNVVNLSYSIYEKKKPRFLREKAIELGVKPGPDFGKLHNGHSIEIDGKIIKSEEVLGPPRSGSKIVYSGDTIPCEEMIKLAKNATVLIHEATYKNLDFDKALNNFHSTASQSAGIAKEANVDLLILTHISTRYTNIDDLKEEALNIFENTKVAYDFRTLEI; translated from the coding sequence ATGGAAGTTACATTTTTAGGAACCTCATCTGCAGTCCCATCAAAGTATAGGAATCATCCTTCAATAGCTTTGAAGGCTTTTGGTGAAATAATGCTTTTTGATTGTGGTGAAGGAACTCAACGGCAACTAGCTAATGTTAAAATAAGTCCTATGAAAATTGATAAAATATTTATTACTCACTTGCATGGGGATCATATTTTAGGTCTTCCAGGTCTTATTCAATCAATGGGCTTTAGAGGTAGGGATTCACAAAACCCTCTTCATATTTATGGGCCAGTAGGTCTTGAAAAGGTAAAAGAATCTATATTTAATATGGGTCATTTTACAATTGATTTTCCAGTTATTATGCATGAGATTAATAATTCTGGAGATGAAATCAGCATAATTTTTGAAAATGATGATTATATTGTAGAATGTATAAAAACTCATCATAATGTTGTTAATCTTTCTTATTCTATATATGAAAAGAAAAAACCTAGATTTTTAAGAGAAAAAGCAATTGAATTAGGAGTAAAACCAGGTCCTGATTTTGGAAAACTTCATAATGGTCATTCTATTGAAATTGATGGAAAAATAATTAAATCAGAGGAAGTATTAGGGCCTCCAAGATCTGGCTCAAAGATAGTATATTCTGGTGATACAATACCTTGTGAAGAAATGATAAAGCTAGCTAAAAATGCTACTGTTTTGATCCATGAAGCTACTTATAAGAATTTGGATTTTGATAAAGCTTTAAATAATTTTCATTCGACTGCTTCTCAATCAGCAGGAATAGCTAAAGAAGCTAATGTTGATCTTTTAATATTAACTCATATTAGTACAAGATATACTAATATTGATGATTTGAAAGAAGAAGCTTTAAATATATTTGAGAATACTAAGGTTGCTTATGATTTTAGGACTTTAGAGATTTAA
- the nadC gene encoding carboxylating nicotinate-nucleotide diphosphorylase, with translation MKNTIEKWIEEDIGFGDITTEALIPNETLGNAKLIAKEEGIVAGTQIAKKIFESRGLMVAILKDDGKKISKGETIIEIMGKAKDILVLERVSLNILMRMSGIATNTNKIVEKIKSVAPNVKIAGTRKTAPGLAKFDNLAITVGGGDSHRFCLDDMVLIKDNHIAVVGSVSEAIEKVKKSVSFTKKIEIEVENSKDAAIASKNGANIIMLDNMSLESVKETLEILNDFKLRKNVLIEVSGGINSENIVDFAKSGVDIISIGALTHSAKSLDIGLDISLEISSDY, from the coding sequence ATGAAAAATACTATTGAAAAATGGATAGAAGAGGATATTGGGTTTGGAGATATTACTACAGAAGCATTGATTCCTAATGAAACACTAGGTAATGCAAAATTAATAGCTAAGGAAGAAGGAATTGTTGCTGGAACACAAATAGCTAAAAAAATATTTGAAAGTAGAGGTTTAATGGTTGCAATTCTTAAAGATGATGGTAAAAAAATCTCTAAAGGAGAAACAATAATAGAAATAATGGGAAAAGCTAAAGATATCTTAGTTCTTGAAAGAGTATCATTAAATATACTTATGAGAATGAGTGGTATAGCTACTAATACAAATAAGATTGTAGAAAAGATTAAAAGTGTTGCTCCTAATGTGAAAATTGCAGGTACTCGAAAAACTGCTCCAGGTCTAGCCAAATTTGATAACTTAGCAATTACAGTAGGAGGAGGAGATAGTCATAGATTCTGTCTTGATGATATGGTTTTAATAAAAGATAACCATATTGCAGTGGTAGGCTCTGTGTCTGAAGCCATTGAAAAAGTAAAAAAAAGTGTTAGCTTTACAAAAAAGATAGAAATAGAAGTTGAAAATAGTAAAGATGCAGCTATCGCTTCTAAAAATGGAGCAAACATTATAATGCTAGATAATATGAGTTTAGAATCTGTTAAAGAAACTTTAGAGATTTTAAATGATTTTAAACTTAGAAAAAATGTTTTGATAGAAGTTTCAGGCGGGATAAATTCTGAAAATATAGTTGATTTTGCAAAATCAGGTGTAGATATAATTTCAATAGGAGCTTTAACTCATTCAGCTAAGAGTTTAGATATTGGCTTAGATATTAGTTTAGAAATTTCATCAGATTACTAA
- a CDS encoding VOC family protein produces MKIKYSTMIVKDMDESIKFYTEKMGFEIDSQYNLPQATITLLKGEGEVFLELIKNQENEVGLFSIGIEVEDINKEVKELKSKGIEFVMEPRKISVGSMALFKDPNGANIVLIQHDQ; encoded by the coding sequence ATGAAAATTAAATACAGTACAATGATAGTTAAAGATATGGATGAATCAATTAAATTTTATACAGAAAAAATGGGCTTTGAAATAGACAGCCAATATAATCTCCCTCAAGCAACAATAACATTATTGAAAGGAGAAGGAGAAGTATTTTTAGAACTCATTAAAAACCAAGAAAATGAGGTTGGGCTTTTTTCTATAGGAATAGAAGTAGAAGATATAAATAAAGAAGTTAAGGAACTTAAATCTAAAGGTATTGAATTTGTAATGGAACCTAGAAAAATCTCAGTTGGATCAATGGCTTTATTTAAAGACCCAAATGGAGCTAATATAGTTTTAATTCAGCACGATCAATAG
- a CDS encoding DUF5750 family protein — MEVKVENYGLAEKIDSDDKEMAFVTYKVSGLDSSSLDFLKENLEGDIKIDNDVLFIKIFYDEAMSPFHSEEAKLKIDDFIAREEIEMKFFISSFLEDM; from the coding sequence ATGGAAGTAAAAGTAGAAAATTATGGTTTAGCTGAAAAAATTGATTCTGATGATAAGGAAATGGCCTTTGTAACTTATAAAGTTTCAGGGCTTGATTCAAGCTCATTAGATTTTTTAAAAGAAAATTTAGAGGGCGATATTAAAATTGACAATGATGTATTATTTATAAAAATATTTTATGATGAAGCGATGTCACCATTTCATAGTGAAGAAGCAAAATTAAAAATAGATGATTTTATTGCTAGAGAAGAAATAGAAATGAAATTTTTTATTTCTAGTTTTTTAGAAGACATGTAA